The following DNA comes from Quercus robur chromosome 1, dhQueRobu3.1, whole genome shotgun sequence.
TATCATATGTTGTAAGTAAGCCATAATTTTAGGCCCTCTACAATTCAATAGTGCTTGTGGCAGCCAAACAATGGTGGAGCCATGTCTAGCTTTTCCAATGGGCTTAGTTATGATTAGAACTGATATTTTGAACACTGAAGCAACTATATAATGTACTTCTTTGAATAGCAAAATATTACATGTTACAGTTCATTAATTAAGTTATGGAATATTGGATATTACAGAACTTTTGACTTGCATTGTTCAATTGAAGCTCTggctaattttcaatttcattgtGTTCTGCTGTATTGTACCGTTACAGAATCAAGATCAAGCAATACATTCAGTTGCTCTGGGCACACTTGTTCCAATTGATGCCAGCAAGTTCTGTCTGGCAATTGAATTGATTCAATTTATTACTGGAAAGCCTATGTGTCCACAGAGTACATTGAATACAAGTAGAGCCCTAGAGGGCGTCCATGGGGTGCATGTGGTGCCTCATTCACCATTTGCATTGGAAGAGACTACTAAAGATGGAGACTTTCCTCAGTCAAACAATAGAACTTCGATTATTGAAGTGAATCAGAGCCTATTGATGCAGTTAGTGAAAATTTAAGGAATAAAGAGTTGGTTATTGACATATGCTTTAAAGTATTCAGATATTGTTGAGTAATTAGAATAATTTATCAAAGATAGGAAAACTAATTACTAATATGTATAAGTAATTCTTGTGATTCATTCCCCCATTTTTGAAGTCTCATTGCTATCTGCATTTTCCTTTACATAGTGGTTTGCATGCAAAGTTGATGCAGCATGAGCCAcactaattttttgtttacatCTCCAGATGGGTATGGCAGCATAGACCAGCCTGTTTGAGGCCCATCCAGGGATGTATTCAAGGTATTGCAAAGAGAAATACCCTTTCTCTTACTTTGTTTTTGCATGTCAGGCTGCCCAATCCCTTgtgaaaaaattaatatgtttgCTACCTCTTGCTAGGTGATCAGAATCTTTCAGAAACAGTGGCTAATGTGCTCACTTCACTTCCTTTTGTAGCTCTTGGAATCCAGGCCCCAAGGTGAAATTTTGCTGCAATTTAGTTGAtaagcataaaaaaatatataaaaaaaattaaaagaatcttctaatatttgttttatttgcttGACTGGAATGCAGAAAGAGTATGAGCACTAAGCTGTATGCTAATTCATTAATCGGAGTTGGAGTTGCCTCAAGTTTGTACCACACTTCAAGAGGAAAACTGAGGCAGTATATGAGATGGGCTGATTATACAATGATAGCCACAGCAACAGTAGTAAGTCGAagttaatttataatttgaaagACAACATAGTTCGCTAATCAATCAGAATTTTCAACGTGAAAAAATATGTGGCCGATTGATGTCATCACATGATTCTATAACATCAGCtagaatgaaaatttaaaaggaTTCCTATGCAGAAAAAGTATTGCAGCACACCTGCTTtgaattgtataattttttgagATTCATGAATCTTGACCTTGCATATCAAAATTAGCGGAGCTAATGTGTGTATCAGTGTGTGTATACTTGATGATTCAGTCTTGATCTAGTATTTTCTTTTGACTGATCTGGTTTAGTTTGTGCTAGTCCACATACAAGTTGCTTGTGTGTGTCTCAAAGTAGCGAGAAACATCAACTATAATGCTAAATCAATGTGCCGCATCAACCTATGTGAATTACTTTAACAATTAAACTCAACTTCAGCTTTGAAGTTAACTTAGATCATGCCTTGTCAGTTCTCCCATATGTTAAGTCATTCTCCTTATTTCCTAGAAAAAGATGACTTTCATGATTAAttgcacaaaaattattttattatgaaaaatgaagaaattggCTTAACTTACCAATGCACATATTTTTACATCTATATAAGAAAACTGAAATAATTTATGCATGCATGTGTATGTATGCACACATCACacattataagttttttttttttgttttttgcaaaCAATTAGCTCCACCAGctcacatttttcttcaagttcTTTCAATTGCTCACTTGTccataaaactgaaaactggtTAACATTTTGTCAGTGTCTATCAAGAGCCCTCAGAGATGACAACCCAAAGTTTTTGATGGCAGCATCAGCATTTCTTCTACCTGTCCAGCCTCTAATGGTTTCGGCTGTTCATACAGGGATGATGGAGGTAATTCACCGATTTTGATCTTTGACACTCTTTTTTCATATATCAGACCCCATAATTTTTAGGCTAAATACTATTTACACCCTTAAGTTTGGAACCACTTCTAAATCAGTCCTTTACTATGAAAACTTGTGTGTTACACGCTTGAGTATTACAACAATGTCAACATGCCTATTCCATTGACATCCATTAGaatcttttaatttcattaACCAATCCAAAAACATCTTTTGGAACCAAAAAACAGGGGAAAAAAGAGAGTCAATTTTAGGCTGGTTAATGGCAAATATGTGACGGAAAATAATGGAAGGGGCACATGACatcattatatataatatttgatgGAGTAAATTGCAAAATTTGAAAGTTGAGGAACTGAAAATGTAAAGTGCATTTTAGCCTAGTTTTAGTTGTGTGGCTTAGCTGATAAATATCAGTGCTCGAGAGCTTGTTAATCATTTTACAAGGTAATGCAATTTGGATTTGACCATATTGTTCTGCTGTCAAAGTAACTTCTTTTGGTGGAttacttattaataaaaaatttggttaCTTCTTTTGGTGAATTTcgttttctataatttttataaatactgTCTAATGtattcaaaattaaaactttctttGTTTAATGACAATCAAAATCCACATGTAACTTCAACATTTAGGGGTTCATCCACTAATTTGGAACCACAATTTCTGTCGAGTTTTATTTCTGACTATGCACTGTTTTCCTGTGACCTGACcagattataaaatatttttgtgatcTACCATCTATGATAGGCTAGTGATCAGTAATCACTAGAGCTGAACATGATTAGCACATTTTGAATGGTATGAAATGTTACACTGAGCTCAAAACCTGACCAGAGAATGAATCCTTGTTGTATGCTACATGGTATGATAGCCTAGTCATTACTACAACTTAACATGACTAATATTCATTATTCAAACAATATGAAGTCagtttgaaaagtgaaaacccaCTACATGCCTCTTAGTTTGTTCACATAAAATTATGTATCCCATATCAGAGCTAGCTGACTGAAATGTAGTGGCTATGCATTCAGCATCCATTCTAAAATCTCTACTAGACATAATTTACCAACGTCATCTCATATATTTAATATCCAAATcagattatatttttataattattattattttaaaatttccatCCCCCTGAGCGTTTACTTTCGTTTAGCTAGAATAATTTTGCCTTGTTTTATTCCAGGTAGTATTTGCAAAAAGAGCAGCAAAAGATCCAGATTTGAGGATGGCCCACAATGTGCATAAGATGTCATCACTGTTGGGCGGTGTTCTTTTTATTGCTGATGATGTTTTTCCTAGGACTCCATACATTCATGCTGCCTGGCATCTCGCTGCAGCAGTTGGTGTTGGCACCTTGAATAAGCTTCTTGaatagttgtatattttatatatatgaattctTTGTATCTAATTCATCCATTGAGCTGCATCATATGTTTAGGAGAAATATTTCCATCTTCAGTTGTGAGTAAATCTGCAGGTTGAGAGGGAATGGAGGGATTTGTCGTCTTGATCAGTTAAGTGTAGTCCATGAATTTAAACTGCATCAGTTCTATTATCTTTTGCTCTCCAAATACACTTCCATTTTACTAGAATAGCAATGTAATTATACTGGGATGGAATATTTCTTGTAAAACAGTGGCAACTATTGTACTTAGATCACCATTGACCAATGTCAAAGAGAAGAAATGTTTCTTCTACTTTATTATCTCTTGCAAATTCGGACTATCATTATAAGTTCATCTAGAATATATATTGTATCTATAAGACTGTTAACTCCTAGATGGAAGTATGTCTGTTACATCTTGCATGCTTTTTTAAGACTTCTATGTGGATTAAGGGCAATTCTTCCTCACCATCAAAGATAATAGACCTCCTGCAGAATCAAAAATAAAGTTCAAGGTTCCTGCAAGCCCGCTGGGCAAGTCTATTGGGGATTGAATAGGATCAAATTCCTCCTTGTCAAGTTTGGATTTGAGATTGGATCAAATTCCTACTTTGAAGTGAATGGTATATTTTTTGTAGAACAGTGGCAACTATTGCACTTTTAGGTCACAATTGAGCAATGTCAGAGAGAAGAGATGTTTCATCTTTTTGGGAATTCTATTATCTCTTAAAAATTGGACAATAATTATAAGTTCATCTAGGATATATATTGTACATGTAATTGCTAAATGAAAGTATGCTTGTTACATCTTGCATACTTTGTTGAACCCCGCAAAATGTTCTAACTTCTAAATTTAATGTTAATTTCCTTAAAAATGGCCAAGGTTTGGACCCACGACTTCTATATGAATAAAGGACATGTAAATAGAGTCCGGGTCATGTTTTATTTCTTGTATCTAATAGAATGTATATGGTGTTACATTATGTGATATTAAATATACAtttagatttgtaaaatttaatttgaaacatagtaaaaataaatttataaagaaGATCCTGAATCGAAATGTAAAAGCCAACCTGTTGGGTAGGTCTACAGGGGATTGAATAGGATCAATTTCCTCCTTAATCAAGATTGGACTTTTGAGTGTAAGTAGGGGCTATCTCACGTGCACAAGTTATTAATGGCTTATCATATTCAATTTTATCTCTATGATGCCAGCTCATTCCTAGAGGCTAGGCTAAGCTAACCTTTCCAATAATTTTCTAATCATGGTTTGCGTCACACAAGAGCGTAGAcaacaagtatatatatacatatatgtcaACAATATTTAAGTTAGCAAGTACAAATAATTCAACAGTTATAACGTCCAACCGGAAAAAATCCAACAATAATGATTTCCAGAGATGGTCGATGGACACCAAGACAGAAGCATGCAAAATCATTTTGCcatatttatgagttatgagttatgactatATATAGTTAAGAGTTGGGGAACAAGTCAGGTTGGTGTTGGCTAAGACAAAGAGATAATAAATATGATGAAACATATGGAGTAATGGGAAAACCCTATATGGAACTAATTAGAGAGGCAACACGATCGACAACATCATTGTGTGATTTGGTACCAAGCTTTCCTTTACATTGGACAACCTTATTGCACGGTTAACAAACACACGTATAGACATTATTGTGAGGATGGAGCTAGCTAGCTCTTTTAGTTCTCAACTTAACACACGTACGCATAGACATTATTGGGATGTCCTCTCATgattatttgtatatatatatatatatatatatgccctcctaattccatatatatatatatatatatatattgtactcCTAACATGattatcaaaaatcaaaattcttagTTAAAAATCTTATAATTCAATGACATTACCTGATTCTCTCAATAATAGAAACTTGGATCTGAgtcattctttctcttttattattattattagagaaATGCTAACGGATGTCATTAAGgtaatggttaacaatccatttaaaaaaagtttttgtgggaaaaaaaacaattaatatttcgatagtttttttatttcccataaCAATGgtgttaaaactttcttaaaataaattgttaaccaTTATCCTAAGGACATTTGTTACCCtaacacttattattattattattataattataaaaggaTACACATCCTTGTAGAATAAATTCACCCTCATTTATATGACTGTCGATCTCCATATGTTTTTGGACAATTGTCATCTCAGAAGTCAGAATACCTCTATTATAGCATATTAATTACTTATCTTGTGGTTTGTCGGTTTGAGTCCAAACTTTGATGTTGGAAAGGAAAAGAGATATAAATGTTGTCAGTAATAACATTTCTATCATTATTAtgtaaacaataataataataatgatatgaTGAAGATGATATTGAAGaagataattcaaaaaattgactATCATTTGTATGATAtgtttttttgatgaaatatcATTTGTATGATATGTGAAAAGAAAATAGCCACAAAAATTATAATGCATGGGGCCCTATCAAACAATTGGGGGGGGCAATCATCCAACATTTTGTTATACAATATATGGACACAGGAAGAGTTCATGCCTTCACGGATACACGTACAGAATATACTATTGGTAATCTCTgtatgtgtgtgagagagagaattgaaggAGAGAAAATATTGAAGGAAACAGTACGCTGGATTGAGAAGAGTGAAAGGCACAAGACAGTGTAATTAAACAATAATAGTGTGGTGTGTCTTTGAATAGGGCTTTTATGATACAACACTATCATAATGGTCACGTCCTTTTTATACCTCCTCGCCTCCCAATATCTCTCTCGCAGAATTCCACGCTTCACTGCACCCATTCTTTAGCTTTGTCCTCCTATTGCACACCTctcttgtctctctctctctctctttttcttgtaTGTACGAGTTTtgaatcttctctctctctctctctctctctctctcacacacacacatatatatatatatatatgaaagcttGGTCAACCTTGCTACTGTCTTGCTTGCTACTTTACACTTTCTTGTCTCTCATTTGAAACCCAACTTTTTTCATTCtcattcttctttctcttatatactcctttctcttttttttggggttgcCAGGATTCATATCTTTTACTCAAACCTTGGAATGTATATGACATTtctctagagagagagagagagagagagggcacAGCTTCATTGCAGTGATTCACAAAGTGGATAATGGGTTGTGGTGATGGTAAAGAGTTTAACGTGTCTAACTCATTCACTGGTCTTAAACTTCGACCCCTTATTCCAAAGCCTATGTCAGTCAGTCCAATATTAACCCCTCTTTACTCTGATTCCACTCATTACACCAATCTTTGCTCACTGAATCACCATCCAGGTATATGCGACATTATTTTTCTCAATTCTTTCCCATTTTTGTGCTTGTGTGAACAGAACAAAAGGGTTGAAtccatgtctctctctctctctttagaaTAATAGTTGAAGAATATAAGTTTctataaaaatggaaaataccCTAATTTTGAATGTGGTTTGAACTattaatttatgtaattggaagtaacaaaaaatttattttaaaaattttgagataagTGGTAATTTACTATTCTACAACAATGGGGCATGTCTGTCTTTATTTTTACACGTTCTTTATTCCTACTTTTCCTTATATTTGATGTACTTACATAGTTGTAGCAAGCATTGGTTATTTTCTTTCACTCACATATGACTTTGTTATCCTTACAGCTTATGTAACTCAACAAATTGAGACAAATTTTAACACAAAACCGCTGGCAAGTTCACGGTGGAATCCAACTCCGGAGCAGATACTAGTCCTTCAAGAGTTGTATCAACATGGAACACGAACTCCAACAGCTGATCAGATCCAACAGATTGCAGCATATCTTCGAAGGTTTGGTAAGATTGAAGGGAAGAATGTTTTCTACTGGTTTCAAAATCACAAAGCGAGAGAGAGGCAGAAACGCCGGCGTGAACTGGCTTCACACTTACAAGTGCAACAACATGATTGTAAAAGTCTAGTTAAGAAAGAACCAGGTACcaattatatatacatttttttataaccATATCCAATTTTTTCGTCATTTTCTTAGATACCATACCCTTAATGCTCAcacaacaattatatatatatatatatatatatataaattattggtAAACAACAACTATCATAGTTTAATATGGTGGTAAAAGTATGAGTTAGAAGGTGATGAGGTTGGACTtatgaaaatccaaaaattgagaaaaagaaaaagatgcagAACTTGTCATTcaattatgatatttttattgCACCATATATTGATCTAGAACATGGCATCCATCACAATAGTGACCAAGTAAATACAAGggaacaagagagagagagagagagaagctagGCTAAAGGGCTTTCgatttccatttaaaaaaaaaaaaaaaacagaaagtgAACTGTTTTGAGATAATTATTCTTGAAAACATATGCAtcttattttcaagaaaaaagaatcaaaatgaataattttcctaaaatagttttaaattaataaaagtatCTTATTTGTGAGTTTTCCTTTTGTCCTCCAAAAATAGtgtttaaaaactattttatgaaAACACATTAATCCTTAACTTCTTGtcgtttttattttattttatttgtggttTTAATCTTTGAGATGTGTAAAATTGAATTTGCTTTGTTTCTGATTCTGTCTACAGTGATGAGGAGGAAAGTTTATAAAGTTGAGCAGGCAAAGAAGTGGGCACCTCTTTTAAACTGCAGAAGACTCATAGAGGTCCGCCAGTCATTTTTATCTATGTACTTTGTGTAATATTCTTGACTTTAGCTGAAAGTTATacccaaaagaaaattagatgccctataaatttataattagaagctcaaagaataagagaaagaaacaagACCTTTTGGATGTTGGGAAGTAGAACTTGTATTCCTTACTTTTTGTTGGGGCTGTGTGTAAgattttagaacttttttggactaagttttaacttttattgataaactatcatttgtccaaaaaaattaaaccatttaaaaggagtaaaaaaaatcaagattaaaatattattataaataatctATTCTAACCCTAATAAACTATCACGTGCTCCACAAGtttaaattaggttaaattgTATATTCGATccttaatttttatctttatttcaaaattgttattatactttaaaatatttaactttAGTCTATATACTTTTGAAATTGTTCAAAACTttctttattatcatttttttttttgagaaagtttcttTATTATCATTTGATAGATGAAAAATAGGGTCAtatcaaataaaattcatgccGCATAATAGGCTTCACATCATCAAATTGACTTAATATCATGAATTCTGTTTTGTCAGTATTTTCTATTCAGCAAATAGCGGTAAGAAccttttagaaatattttaaactatatgGTTTTTGAAACAATGAAAATTATTCATTAAACCATTAACTATCATTCTAACATGTATTATTCGTGATTTTCAGGAATCTGCTTTGATGCATAGAGCAGCAACAGCAGAGAAAATATCACTTGGGTGGATTCAATTTGAGGGGAGAGTATCACAAAAGAGTAGAGCAGTAGAAAGGCAAGCTACGAGTCAAGATAAGGAGATGGCTCATGATTTGTCATTAAGGGAAGCTTTCCCCGACCCTGAGGATCAAAGAAGAGAGTTTAAAACCCTTAAACTCTTTCCATTATATGGTGATGATCAATGTGATTGTGATTCCAATATTGGTGTCACAGAAGAGGACATCA
Coding sequences within:
- the LOC126715113 gene encoding WUSCHEL-related homeobox 1-like, which produces MGCGDGKEFNVSNSFTGLKLRPLIPKPMSVSPILTPLYSDSTHYTNLCSLNHHPAYVTQQIETNFNTKPLASSRWNPTPEQILVLQELYQHGTRTPTADQIQQIAAYLRRFGKIEGKNVFYWFQNHKARERQKRRRELASHLQVQQHDCKSLVKKEPVMRRKVYKVEQAKKWAPLLNCRRLIEESALMHRAATAEKISLGWIQFEGRVSQKSRAVERQATSQDKEMAHDLSLREAFPDPEDQRREFKTLKLFPLYGDDQCDCDSNIGVTEEDIKLVPNKTRDKELAPSQYFEFLPLKK
- the LOC126715104 gene encoding uncharacterized protein LOC126715104 codes for the protein MCPQSTLNTSRALEGVHGVHVVPHSPFALEETTKDGDFPQSNNRTSIIEVNQSLLMQWVWQHRPACLRPIQGCIQGDQNLSETVANVLTSLPFVALGIQAPRKSMSTKLYANSLIGVGVASSLYHTSRGKLRQYMRWADYTMIATATVCLSRALRDDNPKFLMAASAFLLPVQPLMVSAVHTGMMEVVFAKRAAKDPDLRMAHNVHKMSSLLGGVLFIADDVFPRTPYIHAAWHLAAAVGVGTLNKLLE